A region of the Myxococcus stipitatus DSM 14675 genome:
GATGCCTCGGTAAACAGGCAGGGCCGGCAACGTGCGCACTTTGCGTGCGCCTGGACTCCACCCAACCGTTGAAAAAGCTCAGCCCCGTAAGTGCCTTCTGATTCAGGCACTTACGGGGCTGCTCTAGTGTCCCCGACGGGATTCGAACCCGTGTTACCGGCTTGAAAGGCCAGCGTCCTGGGCCTCTAGACGACGGGGACGTCGTCACCTACATGAGTCGCGGGGGGATCGAACCCCCGACCCTCGGCTTAAAAGGCCGGTGCTCTACCATCTGAGCTAGCGACTCGCACTATTCTTTTGTTCAAAATCAGCAGCCGACCTCCCAAGCCCCGGAGGCAGGCGCTTCCTACCAGCACTTCAGCGCGCTTTCCACTGGCGAGAGCAGTGGCCCCTTCCTGACGTTGGTTCCACCACCTCTCGCCCCAGCACCCCACGTCCCCTTCGCCACCCACCACTCAGGGCCACGAGGTGAAGTGAGGATGACCGGACAAGGCACGTGCTCCACGCGGACTGCACGGCCCTCCGGTTCCAAGGGCGCGTTGCATGCCCGACGCTCATCGGCCCGCGTCCGGATGTCGCCGTTTCGACGCCCTCAAGAGCTCAGTCCCCAGGCCGGCATCGAGGCTCGAGAAGACTCTCAATGACATCCAGGGTTCCGCCGAACCGACCATGCGCGCGGTCATCGAAGTCGTACGTCTCAACTCCGCGAGACGTGCTCGGCGGGGCATCTCTTTCGAGAATCAATTCGACCGACCGATGAGTTCCGCCGCCTCGCGGAGTCTACGTGTTTGAAAGCGCGGCCCACGGAGCCTGAAGTCGAGTCCCCACACCCCTTCCGTGGGCGAAACACGCGCTGCCCGGACACTCTCGAGAGCACGCCATGACGACCCCTGCCAAGTCCCTCCTCGCCGCTGCGTTCCTGCTGTCCTCCTCCCTCTTCTCCCTGGGCTGCGGCTCCGACCCGAAGCCATCCCCCATCCCCGAAAACCAGACCACCGCCCCCGGCGCCTACGCCCAGGTGAACGGACTCAACCTCTACTACGAGACTCACGGCACGGGCCGCCCGCTCATCGTTCTCCACGGCGCGCTCTCGACCATCGACTCGATGCAGCCGTTCATCGCCGAGCTCGCCAAGACTCGCCAGGTCATCGCCGTCGAGCTCCAGGCCCACGGCCACACCGCCGACATCGACCGCCCCCTGCGCTTCGAAACCATGGCGGATGACATCGCCGCCCTCATGAAACATCTCAACATCGAGTCCGCCGATGTCTGCGGCTACTCCCTCGGCGGAGGTGTCGCGCTCCAGGTCGCCTTCCGCCACCCGCGGGCCGTTCGCAAGCTCGTGCTCATGTCCGCCACCTTCAAGAGCGACGCGTGGTTCCCGGAGAACCGAGCCATCATGGCCACGATGACGGGAGAGGCACTCGCGGGCTCACCCATGCACGAGGCCTACCTGCGCACCGCCCCGCGCCCCGAGGACTTCTCCATCCTCGTGTCCAAGATCAGCCACCTCCTCACCCAGGAGCCCTACGACTGGACCCAGGACGTGGCGGCCCTCAAGACGCCGACGCTCGTCATCTCCGGAGACTCGGACAGCCTCCCGCCGACGCACTCCGTGGAGATGTTTGGATTGCTCGGCGGCGGCAAGGCGGACGGCATGATGGCGGGTGTTCCCACCTCTCGCCTCGCCATCCTCCCAGGAACGACTCACTGGGACGCGGTGACTCGCGTCGACCTGCTCGTCCCGCTCATCCCGTCCTTCCTCGATGAGCAGCCGGCCTCGACGCCCTGACACACACCGCTGGACGAGATGGCGCAATCACATCTCGTCCAGCCCAACCCACTACCGCATCGCCTCCGTGGCGCCCTCCTCCAACAAGCGCCCCCACAACGACGTGTCATCCACCACCAGCCGCCCCGCGGACACTTGCACCTTCCGGTCCACCTGCGCCTTGCGGAACTGTCTCGCTGGAACCGTGGGCTGCTTCGGGTCCAGGTCATTCACAATCATCTGCTCCTGCACCCGAATCCCATCCGTCGCGAAGCTCAGTGCCGCCGTGTAGTCATACTTCCGCAGCCAGCGGCTCGGCAGTGAACGCGACGCCGTGCGGTTGAGCTGAATCATCGACGGGCTCGCACAGCCCCCGTTGGCCAACAGCAGCGGCTCGTTGATGAAGCGATTGCCCCGCTGCGGCACCATCCGCACGGACCGCTGACACACCGAATCCTTCGGCCCCGAGCACCGCTCCCCCTCCGCCACCAACAAGTCGATTCCCCCCACCCGCTCCAACCGCAACGTCGCC
Encoded here:
- a CDS encoding alpha/beta fold hydrolase codes for the protein MTTPAKSLLAAAFLLSSSLFSLGCGSDPKPSPIPENQTTAPGAYAQVNGLNLYYETHGTGRPLIVLHGALSTIDSMQPFIAELAKTRQVIAVELQAHGHTADIDRPLRFETMADDIAALMKHLNIESADVCGYSLGGGVALQVAFRHPRAVRKLVLMSATFKSDAWFPENRAIMATMTGEALAGSPMHEAYLRTAPRPEDFSILVSKISHLLTQEPYDWTQDVAALKTPTLVISGDSDSLPPTHSVEMFGLLGGGKADGMMAGVPTSRLAILPGTTHWDAVTRVDLLVPLIPSFLDEQPASTP